ATCTGCATGAGACCGCGGGCCCCGCGCCTGGAGACGGCCTCGTTCCTGTAGTTGCTCTCAACCTTCATGATCGCGAGGATAAGACGGTAGTCGAGATCGTATTTCTTCGATTCTTCATACACGCTGTTGGCGATCACCTTTATCCTGTCATCGGATACACCTGGTTTTCGTTCCTTCAGAAAGGCGATGGTTTTCTCTATGATCGATGCCTTCTCCGCGCCATCGTCCTCGAGGAGCATGCCCGTCGAAGAGAACGTGTTCGTCACATAAAGAGTTGCGACGAAGAAGATCGTTATGACAATGATATGTGATAGCTTACGGTGCATGGCTGTTTTTATAGCCCATGTCGGGATGGGATGTCAATCCATTTTGTACCCAATATGCCGTCTAACTACTGGAAAGTAGGGACTAATAGCGGTATAATGCACAGGAGGTAAATGGCACATTTTTGGAGAGGGCGACACGCCTGACGTTTGACATGGACCCGGTGATTTGTTACAGATGTTGGATGATACGGGGAATATCCTTCGAGGCAGGATTGGCAACGACAGCGATGGGGATCCTTCCCCACGAGGATGTCGATGAAGCCCTCGAGCTTGCACTGTCACTTGATATTCCGTTCTGGCCGCAACTCCCGAAGCTATCCTTCTACGAAGATATGTACGTCCAGGCGCTGGAGAGGTTTCCCGGTGCCGTCTTTGACGAGGGGGCCGCCAGATGCTATATCGATACCGCGCGGTTCTACCGGGAGCTGGACGAATTCTTCTCCCACGAGAGCGACGCAGGGTATTTCGCTCTGTCCGAAGGCTATTCGCTGGTGTACCACCGGTTCCTCGATCGTGACCTTTCCGGGTACAGGGCGGTCCACGGGCAGGTGATCAGCCCGGTCAGTCTCACCCTGAAGATTGTGGATGAGAATGGCTTGCCGATAGTTTATAATGATGACATACGTACCGTCGCGTTCTCGTTCGTCCAGAAAAGGCTCAACGTCCAGTACAGGGAGCTTGCAACGAGAAATGAGCATGCGTTCGTTTGGATCGATGACCCTGGTCTGGAGTTTATCTTTAACGCCATGAGCGGCTATGACCACATTAAGGCACGGGATGAAATGCGCGAGTTCTACGATGGCGTCGAGGGCCCGCGGGGCCTGCATCTGTGCGGAAATCCCGACTGGGATTTTCTCCTGTCCCTCAATATTGACATCATTTCGTTGAATGCCTACGGCTTTGGTGATATTTTCGTTAACTATGACAGGGTGAAGGATTTTGTAAGGGGGGGCGGAACGATAAGCTGGGGCATCGTACCCACGTACGAAGAGGAGTTCGCGAGGGAAGATGCGGAGACGATGGCGGAGAGACTTCTAATGATGTGGGGACCGCTGACGGAGAAAGGGCTGACCCTATCGGAGATCGCCGGGAGGAGTCTGCTCGCGCCTGCCACCTGCAACCTCCTCAATCCCGACAGGACGCAAACCGTCGAAGGGGCCTTTCGTCTCCTCGGTGAACTGTCGGACCGCCTGAAGGAAAGGTGTATTGCATGAAGACGATCCATGTCGTTTGTAAACGCGAGAAGAAGGATGCGCTGGACATCGCCGGTGAGATCGTGAGACGTTTTGGTGACCGGAGCAATATCGTGATCGAGGAAGAGGCGGCCGCCCAGATGGGGTATGGCGCGACCTTCGAGATGGAGCACGTGGGTGAAGGGGCCGATTTCATCGTGGTCCTCGGTGGTGATGGGACCCTTCTTTCCGTTTCACGCCATGGCAAGGGTTCCGAGGTTCCCATCATAGGGGTCAATCTCGGGAGCCTCGGTTTTCTTACGGAGACGTCCACGGAAGAGTTCGCGACCACCCTCACCAAGGTCCTGGACGGAGATTTCAGCATTTCGAAGAGGATCATGCTCGATGTGAGGGTCAACCGGGGGGGCGACCCTATCTTCGAGATCACCATCCTTAACGATGCCGTCATCACCAAGGACGCCCTGGCCAGGATCATCGATATTGAGACGTACGTAAACGAGGAGTACCTCACGACGTACAAGGCTGACGGCCTCATCGTGTCGACGCCGACGGGAGCGACGGGTTACTCCATGGCTGCCGGGGGACCTCTCATCTATCCATCGCTGATGAACCTCATCGTCACCCCCATCTGCCCCCATACATTGACCAACCGGCCCATAATCCTGCCAGAATCCGTCGTGATACGGGCGGTCCTGAAGTCGGAGGATGAAAAGGTCATCTTGACCCTTGACGGGCAGGTCGGTTTCCCGCTTGAATACGCGGACGAGGTGACGGTGAAGAAGTCGAGTCATGTGGTGCACCTCGTGAAGTCCTCCTCGCGCGGCTATTTCGAAATATTGAGAACGAAGCTGAAATGGGGTGAACGCTAGAGGATGCTGACCTATCTGGGCGTCAAGGGCTTTGCCATCATAGACGAGCTCAGGATCGAGTTTGGGGAGGGGTTCAACGTCATAACGGGCGAGACGGGCGCGGGCAAGTCCATAGTCATCAACGCGCTGGCCACGCTCATGAACGCGAAGTCCGCCCCCGACGCCGTCAGGTCCAGCTCCGCTCAGGCCGAGGTGGTTGGGCACTTCATGAGCGGCGAGGAAGAATACATCTTGAAAAGGGTCATCGGGAATTCCGGCAGGTCGCGGGCGTTCCTGAACGATGAGCCCATCACACTCGCGCGGATGGAGGCGCTGGGGGCCGCGCTCGTAAGCGTCTACGGTCAGAACGAGTTCCAGCACCTCCTGGAGAAGGACAAGTACACGGGGATCGTGGACAGGCTTCTCGGCCTTGAGCAGGAAAGGGAGAGACTTTCCGAGAAGGTGGAGGAGCTGAGGAAGATAAATGCCGAACTCACCGCGAGGAAGAGGGAGGCCGAGGGAAAAGACAGGGAAATGGAACTTCTCGAGTTCCAGGCGCTGGAGATAGAGAAGAAGAATATCGGTGAGAACGAGGAAGAGACCCTTAAAGAGCGTCTCAAGGTGCTCAAGGGGGCCGAAAGGATCGGGAAGGTCTGCGAAGAGATGACGGAGGGCCTTCAGGGGTCCGAACAATCGGCCCAGGCCCTTCTGAAGAGATACTCCGCGATGCTCAGGGCCCTCGGCCCCATCGAGGCAGTGGAGGCGTTGAGGAAGAGAGTGGAAGGCGTATCCTACGAGATCGAGGACCTTCTCCTGGATATACGAGGAATGGAGAGAACGCTCCTCTTCGACGAAGAGGAGATGATGCGTGTCGAGGACCGGCTCTCGGAGATATTCAGGCTCAAGGACAAGTACGGCAACAGCCGTGAGGAGATAGAGGCGTTCAGCCGGAGGGCGAAGGAGAGGCTCATCTACCTCAGGGGGCTGACGGACGGGATCGACGCCCTTGAGAAGGAGAGGGAGCGCCTCGCGGCGGAGGTGGAGGAGATGTCGTCGAGGCTTTCGGAGAGGCGCAGGAAAGGGGCGCCCGGGATCGCCAGGACGATCGTCCAGGAGTTGGGCTTCCTGTCCATGAAAGGGCTTCAATTCCAGGTGCTCGTAACCGACAAAGGCTACGTCGAGCGGGATGGACGCGACGATATCGAGCTTCTCATATCGACGAACCCCGGCGAACCCCTGAAACCCCTGAGAAAGATAGCCTCCGGGGGTGAGCTGTCGAGGATCATGCTTGCCATAAAGAAGGTGATCGGGGGGGAGGAAGAGAAGGCCCTCATCTTCGATGAGGTGGACGCCGGCATAGGCGGGCGGGTGGCTGACATGGTCGGACGCAGGCTCAAGGACCTCTCCGGCACGCACCAGGTCCTGTGCATAACGCACCTTCCCCAGATCGCCGCCTACGGAGACAGGCATTTTCTGGTGGAGAAACAGGTAAAGGACGGTCGAACCACAACGGCCATTCATGAACTCGCGGCCGAGGAACGGGTGCAGGAGCTCGCTCGAATGCTGGGTGGGGCAACCATAACAGACATAACCATAAAGAGAGCCCGGGAGATGCTGCAATCATGATCAGAAAAGCAAGAATTGAGGATGTGAAGAAGATACACCAGTTGATCAATCAATCCGCGTCACGGGGCGAGATGCTGCCGAGGTCCCTCGGAGAGCTCTACGACAACCTGCGGGACTATTTTGTCCATGTTCATGACGATGTCGTCACGGGAACAGGCGGCCTGCACATCTGCTGGGAGAACCTCGCCGAGATCCGTTCACTATGCGTGGGCGAAGCCGCCCGCGGAAGGGGTGTGGGAAGGGCCCTCGTCGACGCCTGCGTGGAAGAGGCGAAGACCTATGACATACATAAGCTCTTTCTTCTTACCTACCAGGTGGAATTTTTCCAGAAATGCGGTTTTGTCGTCACCGACAAGAAGATCTTCCCCCAGAAGATCTGGTCCGATTGCATCAAATGCGCGAAATTCCCTGAGTGCGACGAAACGGCGATGATAAGGGAAATATGAAGGGCGGCTTGAATCGCTTGAGCCGCTTGAATGGCTTGAGCGTCAAGGATGAACAGGGGGCTCCGTTGTCGTCATTCAGGTGCGTGTCAGGCTTCGTTGCCGTGATTCCGGCGAAGGCCTGGATCCAGGAAAGATGGGGGTCCGGGGCAGGGTCTGCATTGCCGATACAGTCGGGGATAGCAAGAAACATTCGCACGTGCGGAGATGATTAACGATAGATCCATGAAGGGAGCATCAATGAAGGATATCATCGAAAGGGTAGCTGGTCGCTTCGATCACACTGAGATTTTCTATCTCAGTGAAAAAGGGAAGAAGATCGAGGCCAGGGATGGGGAGATCTGCGCTGCCGAGTTCAAGGAAGAGGAAGGATACGCCCTTCGTGTCATAAAGGACGCGAGGCCGGCCTTTGCCTATACCTATGACCGTACGGACCCGGCCGGGAAACTCATCACGAATGTGGAAGCCCTGCTCCCTCTCATGGAGAAGGATGAATACGGTGTTTTCGCTCCCGTCTGCGGGGGATATCCTGTCGCCCCGCTGTACGATTCGGCCGGAATAGGCGTGAGCGACGATGAGAAGAGGTCCATGCTCATCGCCATGGAGAAGACGATCAGGGAGCAGGACAGCAGGATAACGGCGGTCAGGAACTGCGAGTTCCATGAGGTTG
This DNA window, taken from Syntrophorhabdus sp., encodes the following:
- a CDS encoding lytic transglycosylase domain-containing protein, giving the protein MHRKLSHIIVITIFFVATLYVTNTFSSTGMLLEDDGAEKASIIEKTIAFLKERKPGVSDDRIKVIANSVYEESKKYDLDYRLILAIMKVESNYRNEAVSRRGARGLMQINPSSARIIARESGVEVKGAKCLHEPEKNIRMGVSYLSKMRDMFDNIVSALHAYNAGPGKVKKPRGEEKAKTTSFTRKVMSEYRQISEVLPEPDEE
- a CDS encoding NAD(+)/NADH kinase encodes the protein MKTIHVVCKREKKDALDIAGEIVRRFGDRSNIVIEEEAAAQMGYGATFEMEHVGEGADFIVVLGGDGTLLSVSRHGKGSEVPIIGVNLGSLGFLTETSTEEFATTLTKVLDGDFSISKRIMLDVRVNRGGDPIFEITILNDAVITKDALARIIDIETYVNEEYLTTYKADGLIVSTPTGATGYSMAAGGPLIYPSLMNLIVTPICPHTLTNRPIILPESVVIRAVLKSEDEKVILTLDGQVGFPLEYADEVTVKKSSHVVHLVKSSSRGYFEILRTKLKWGER
- a CDS encoding DNA repair protein RecN, which codes for MLTYLGVKGFAIIDELRIEFGEGFNVITGETGAGKSIVINALATLMNAKSAPDAVRSSSAQAEVVGHFMSGEEEYILKRVIGNSGRSRAFLNDEPITLARMEALGAALVSVYGQNEFQHLLEKDKYTGIVDRLLGLEQERERLSEKVEELRKINAELTARKREAEGKDREMELLEFQALEIEKKNIGENEEETLKERLKVLKGAERIGKVCEEMTEGLQGSEQSAQALLKRYSAMLRALGPIEAVEALRKRVEGVSYEIEDLLLDIRGMERTLLFDEEEMMRVEDRLSEIFRLKDKYGNSREEIEAFSRRAKERLIYLRGLTDGIDALEKERERLAAEVEEMSSRLSERRRKGAPGIARTIVQELGFLSMKGLQFQVLVTDKGYVERDGRDDIELLISTNPGEPLKPLRKIASGGELSRIMLAIKKVIGGEEEKALIFDEVDAGIGGRVADMVGRRLKDLSGTHQVLCITHLPQIAAYGDRHFLVEKQVKDGRTTTAIHELAAEERVQELARMLGGATITDITIKRAREMLQS
- a CDS encoding N-acetyltransferase, whose amino-acid sequence is MIRKARIEDVKKIHQLINQSASRGEMLPRSLGELYDNLRDYFVHVHDDVVTGTGGLHICWENLAEIRSLCVGEAARGRGVGRALVDACVEEAKTYDIHKLFLLTYQVEFFQKCGFVVTDKKIFPQKIWSDCIKCAKFPECDETAMIREI